GTTGAATCGAAGAAGCCTTTTGGTAATCAATCCGGCCATCGACAGGTTGGCGATTTTAGTTTGCAGCGTCTTTACAGACAGTCCTGTCGATCAGCAGGTTTTCCCGGCAACCGGCTGCGCCTCTCTTCGATCCACGTTGTTCGTAAATCTCGCTCCATACAGGTCCAATTGTCCGAACAATCCTGTCATTCAGGATAGATGTGAAGATCTTATACAACGTGTTTAGACAAGTAATTGGCCTGTAGTTCTTTGGATTGGAAAAGTCGCCTTTCTTCGGTAGGAGTACTGTTCTTCCTAATACCAGCCACTGCGGAATAGGGATCTCCGACTTCAAATATGAGGAAAAGATGCGGGCCAGATGTTGGTGTGTAGAAGTGAACTTCTTCCACCAAAAGTTCTTAATACAATCTGGACCAGCAGCGGAAAAGTTCTTCGTGCCCCTTAATGCTTTCTTTACCTCCTCAGCAGTGATTGGTGGGCAATCCCCCTCGGATGTTATGAGGTTGTTGCACAGCTCCTTGAAACGTATGATGTTCTCAGTGCCTTCATTTAATGGATGTTCTACTTCGTAAATCTCCCTCCAAAATGTCTCGACTTCTTCGGACTTTGGTGCGTTTTTGACGAAAACAGGTGGATCGCTAAAGAGGCGCGATGGGTCAGCGAGAAACTGTTGATTCTCCCTGACCCATCCCTCCCTCTTTTTAATTATCCTCCTGGCGTCAGATAGTATCCGTATTTTGTCAA
The sequence above is drawn from the Quercus lobata isolate SW786 unplaced genomic scaffold, ValleyOak3.0 Primary Assembly Scq3eQI_700, whole genome shotgun sequence genome and encodes:
- the LOC115973767 gene encoding uncharacterized protein LOC115973767 encodes the protein MPWHVYDAARALADSNRRSKPTIDEKTKKRLHQLNKKIGWARQTASRMQCVIDYIKSGKPFTARVRNFAHEMRIHHHTLKMSKLLTIKQHIVDKIRILSDARRIIKKREGWVRENQQFLADPSRLFSDPPVFVKNAPKSEEVETFWREIYEVEHPLNEGTENIIRFKELCNNLITSEGDCPPITAEEVKKALRGTKNFSAAGPDCIKNFWWKKFTSTHQHLARIFSSYLKSEIPIPQWLVLGRTVLLPKKGDFSNPKNYRPITCLNTLYKIFTSILNDRIVRTIGPVWSEIYEQRGSKRGAAGCRENLLIDRTVCKDAAN